In Pseudofrankia saprophytica, one genomic interval encodes:
- a CDS encoding ABC transporter permease — protein sequence MTVAPVAHGGIPAVPARVTGGSQTSPVASAAAGAGAGAGPVGVPVVPAVPGRTSFSVAFVAVYRGQLSRGRVARMPLMFVATLQSVGILLLLRGVVSISDVTTCAQVVAGCTVLVVAFVALNLLAQRFGALRAAGALDYYLTLPVPGTAVVLGTAASYATFAVPGVIVTAVTGALLFGLPLSGLWVLAPVALLAGASLAGIGAAAGLLAPRPELATVAGQLGMSIVLFLGIIPSDRLPGVGWLVRDVLPSSYAVDALSETFLPSARWGIVALDLGVCALVAVITLAAAAGALRRAGTA from the coding sequence GTGACTGTGGCCCCCGTCGCCCACGGCGGCATCCCCGCAGTGCCGGCCCGCGTGACCGGCGGCTCCCAGACCTCCCCGGTAGCGAGCGCCGCCGCTGGCGCTGGCGCTGGCGCCGGGCCGGTGGGCGTGCCGGTAGTCCCCGCGGTGCCGGGGCGCACCTCGTTTTCGGTGGCGTTCGTCGCCGTCTACCGGGGGCAGCTCTCGCGCGGCAGGGTCGCTCGCATGCCGCTGATGTTCGTCGCCACGCTGCAGTCGGTGGGCATCCTCCTGCTGCTGCGCGGCGTCGTGAGCATCTCCGACGTCACCACCTGCGCCCAGGTCGTCGCCGGGTGCACCGTGCTCGTGGTCGCGTTCGTCGCGCTGAACCTGCTCGCGCAGCGGTTCGGCGCGCTGCGCGCCGCCGGCGCGCTCGACTACTACCTGACGCTGCCGGTGCCCGGCACCGCCGTCGTGCTCGGCACGGCCGCCTCCTACGCGACGTTCGCCGTCCCCGGGGTCATCGTCACCGCCGTCACCGGCGCCCTGCTGTTCGGCCTTCCGCTGTCCGGCCTTTGGGTCCTCGCACCGGTGGCGCTGCTCGCCGGCGCCAGCCTCGCGGGCATCGGCGCCGCGGCGGGGCTGCTCGCGCCCCGTCCCGAGCTCGCCACGGTCGCCGGCCAGCTTGGCATGAGCATCGTGCTCTTCCTCGGGATCATCCCGTCGGACCGCCTGCCGGGCGTCGGCTGGCTGGTACGCGACGTGCTGCCGAGCAGCTACGCCGTCGACGCCCTCTCAGAGACGTTCCTGCCGTCGGCCCGCTGGGGCATCGTCGCCCTCGACCTGGGCGTGTGCGCCCTCGTCGCCGTCATCACCCTGGCGGCCGCCGCCGGGGCGCTGCGCCGGGCCGGGACTGCGTGA
- a CDS encoding ABC transporter ATP-binding protein produces the protein MRSFAVRGLTRRHRTGDTVVVANDRVDLDVPAGEVFGILGPNGAGKTTLVRQLMGLLRPDEGSIELFGHDVVARPDLPARLVAYLGQSDLALAELPVAIAIETTGRMRGLTKAAARAERDAVLDELELTGVADRPLGKLSGGQRRLACVATALVGSRPVLVLDEPTTGLDPRSRRAVWASLRRRRDEAGVTVVLITHNVLEAETVLDRVAVLDAGRVIACDTPGRLKALVDADVRLELAWRQDPPADDPTVRWLGAEASRAGRRWTVRMTPERAREALALLTTGPAFAALDDFSLATPSLEDVYLSLGGTSRDLERT, from the coding sequence GTGCGTAGTTTCGCCGTCCGGGGTCTGACCCGACGGCACCGGACAGGGGACACGGTCGTGGTCGCCAACGACCGTGTCGACCTTGACGTCCCCGCGGGCGAGGTGTTCGGGATTCTCGGGCCGAACGGGGCGGGGAAGACGACGCTCGTGCGGCAGCTGATGGGGCTGCTGCGCCCGGACGAGGGCAGCATCGAGCTGTTCGGGCACGATGTCGTCGCCCGGCCCGACCTGCCGGCGCGGCTGGTCGCCTACCTCGGCCAGAGCGACCTCGCGCTGGCCGAGCTGCCGGTCGCCATCGCGATCGAGACCACCGGCCGGATGCGCGGCCTGACGAAGGCCGCAGCCAGGGCCGAACGGGACGCCGTGCTCGACGAGCTCGAGCTGACCGGCGTCGCCGACCGGCCGCTCGGGAAGCTCTCCGGCGGCCAGCGCCGGCTCGCCTGCGTCGCGACGGCACTGGTCGGCTCCCGCCCGGTATTGGTGTTGGATGAGCCCACGACCGGGCTCGACCCGCGCAGCCGACGGGCGGTCTGGGCCTCGCTGCGGCGGCGGCGCGACGAGGCCGGTGTGACGGTGGTCCTCATCACCCACAACGTGCTGGAGGCGGAGACGGTGCTCGACCGGGTGGCGGTGCTCGACGCCGGCCGGGTGATCGCCTGTGACACCCCCGGCCGCCTCAAGGCCCTGGTCGACGCGGACGTGCGCCTCGAGCTCGCCTGGCGCCAGGACCCGCCGGCCGACGACCCGACCGTGCGCTGGCTCGGCGCCGAGGCGAGCCGCGCGGGCCGGCGCTGGACGGTCCGGATGACGCCGGAGCGCGCCCGGGAGGCGCTCGCCCTGCTCACCACCGGCCCGGCGTTCGCCGCCCTCGACGACTTCAGCCTGGCGACGCCGTCCCTCGAAGACGTCTACCTGTCGCTCGGCGGCACCTCCCGCGACCTGGAGCGCACATGA